A genomic region of Rhipicephalus sanguineus isolate Rsan-2018 chromosome 3, BIME_Rsan_1.4, whole genome shotgun sequence contains the following coding sequences:
- the LOC119386063 gene encoding retinal homeobox protein Rx-A, whose protein sequence is MSPEIRYFGKTDRPPLAFEGSPTQSSSPLDYRCHASPTRPSPSPREAMGLSDRGDPPCANEGPELPPAAVQASPRADLLFHRTASSPSGHVSRLGGPDEVTSADRSTATRHPAHSSPSSQHHQSQQQQQQHHHQRPALQSQQQQHHGSSGRPPMVMRADSPQEMSDDFPKRKQRRYRTTFTSYQLEELEKAFARTHYPDVFTR, encoded by the coding sequence GTTCTCCAACGCAGTCTTCCAGCCCTCTAGACTACCGGTGCCACGCGAGCCCAACGCGACCGAGCCCGTCTCCGCGCGAAGCTATGGGACTGTCTGACCGGGGCGACCCGCCGTGCGCCAACGAAGGGCCCGAGCTGCCGCCGGCCGCCGTGCAAGCCTCTCCCAGGGCTGACTTGCTCTTCCACCGTACCGCCTCTTCGCCGTCCGGACACGTGTCTCGACTGGGTGGCCCCGACGAAGTCACCTCGGCTGATCGCTCTACGGCGACCAGGCATCCCGCGCACAGTTCACCCTCGAGCCAGCACCACCAgtctcagcagcagcagcagcaacaccaccATCAGCGACCTGCGCTCCAGTCACAGCAGCAACAGCACCACGGTTCTTCCGGAAGACCTCCGATGGTGATGCGAGCCGACAGCCCCCAAGAGATGAGCGACGATTTTCCGAAGCGAAAGCAGCGACGCTACCGAACCACCTTCACCAGCTACCAGCTGGAGGAACTGGAGAAGGCCTTCGCCAGGACTCACTACCCGGATGTCTTTACCAGGTAG